Proteins encoded in a region of the Pseudothermotoga elfii DSM 9442 = NBRC 107921 genome:
- a CDS encoding CehA/McbA family metallohydrolase — translation MKKFLLLALVIFSINAVAYNFYFANIHAHTAFSDGSSTPTDAYTYAKNYVDIQAITDHAYYFRQKIDNQDKLLLTKKMAEDATVEGKFVAMWGFEWTGGVGHINVYGTTDWTDRNESDLKNLYKWIVSHRALAQFNHPGVTYGNFYDFEYDLEADKYINLIEVGNGNTSRRTITKEMYSNYILALNKGWHVGATANQDNHRPNWGSANDTRTAILADALTYNSIMEALKQRRTYATEDKNAKILFKCNDFWMGSILKDATQLNFEIKLSDDEPFYEAVLVSQSGDVAKWRINSNEFSTSYRIVPPDGYEWYFLYVIQNDWDEIVTSPIWVQYGDVHVVNLHEKVSGRNVDVYFDLINTSNLPVHCDISVKISNVPARTEAELKAREIKQITVPLSNVESGIQTVEVFLNGFKAQTGTVEVKKGLIIVDQSHENTYESFWKTAQIDIENQGYQVEYSQRFFKKVPNASMVFLTLPSKDSFPELRMLNDFEIENLVEFYKKGGQIVLIALKNSLIEDSYNTLLEKMHIDAKLAQSEGNVFLFKNDKMLDFYEQDGFLFISCEEPSQLMKKLKGRLP, via the coding sequence TTGAAAAAGTTTTTACTGCTTGCCCTGGTGATTTTTTCCATAAACGCCGTAGCGTACAATTTTTATTTTGCTAACATACACGCACATACTGCTTTTTCAGATGGCTCTTCTACTCCCACAGATGCCTACACATATGCAAAAAATTATGTTGATATTCAGGCAATAACAGACCATGCTTATTATTTTCGGCAAAAAATCGACAATCAGGATAAATTGTTGTTAACCAAAAAGATGGCAGAAGATGCTACGGTCGAAGGTAAGTTTGTTGCGATGTGGGGATTTGAATGGACTGGTGGGGTAGGACATATAAATGTTTATGGTACTACAGACTGGACTGATAGAAACGAATCCGATCTCAAAAATCTCTATAAATGGATTGTTTCTCACAGAGCCCTTGCTCAATTTAATCATCCGGGAGTAACATACGGAAATTTCTACGATTTTGAATATGATCTGGAAGCAGACAAATATATAAATCTAATCGAAGTTGGGAACGGTAATACAAGCAGGAGAACTATAACAAAAGAAATGTATTCTAATTATATTCTGGCATTGAACAAAGGATGGCATGTGGGAGCAACGGCAAATCAGGACAACCACAGACCAAACTGGGGATCAGCAAATGATACAAGAACTGCTATTCTTGCTGACGCACTGACTTACAATTCGATTATGGAAGCTCTCAAGCAGCGAAGAACTTATGCAACCGAGGATAAAAATGCAAAAATACTCTTCAAATGCAACGATTTCTGGATGGGATCTATTTTAAAAGATGCCACCCAGCTGAACTTCGAGATAAAATTAAGCGATGATGAACCATTTTATGAGGCAGTGTTAGTATCCCAGAGCGGAGATGTGGCAAAATGGCGAATCAATTCGAACGAATTTTCAACCAGCTATAGGATTGTGCCTCCAGATGGTTACGAGTGGTATTTTCTTTACGTGATTCAGAATGACTGGGACGAAATAGTAACCTCGCCTATCTGGGTACAATATGGAGATGTTCACGTGGTTAATTTGCATGAAAAAGTAAGCGGAAGGAATGTAGATGTGTATTTCGACCTCATAAATACATCAAATTTACCTGTTCATTGCGATATCAGCGTTAAAATTTCTAATGTGCCAGCCAGAACAGAAGCTGAATTAAAAGCAAGAGAAATAAAGCAGATTACGGTGCCTTTATCTAATGTCGAGAGTGGTATTCAAACCGTTGAAGTCTTTTTGAATGGTTTCAAAGCCCAAACCGGAACTGTTGAAGTCAAAAAAGGGCTTATAATAGTTGACCAGTCGCATGAAAATACTTATGAATCTTTCTGGAAAACTGCACAAATTGATATAGAAAATCAGGGTTATCAGGTTGAATATTCTCAAAGATTTTTCAAAAAAGTTCCAAATGCCTCGATGGTATTCTTAACTCTACCCTCGAAAGATAGTTTTCCTGAACTGAGAATGCTCAACGATTTTGAAATAGAGAATCTCGTAGAGTTCTACAAAAAAGGTGGACAAATAGTCCTAATAGCTTTGAAAAATTCTCTCATAGAAGATTCTTACAATACGTTACTGGAAAAGATGCATATAGATGCAAAACTTGCACAGTCTGAGGGAAATGTTTTTCTGTTTAAAAATGATAAAATGCTTGATTTCTACGAACAGGATGGATTTTTATTCATTTCCTGCGAAGAACCATCGCAATTGATGAAAAAATTGAAAGGGAGATTACCGTGA
- a CDS encoding FmdB family zinc ribbon protein — MPFYRYYCEKCKKEFEFFMKMGEKAPDCPDCGGELVKQLPRIQIKGSSNSCSSGSCSGCSGCSTHT; from the coding sequence GTGCCATTTTATAGGTATTATTGTGAAAAATGTAAAAAGGAATTCGAGTTTTTTATGAAAATGGGAGAAAAAGCCCCAGATTGTCCGGACTGCGGAGGGGAATTAGTAAAGCAGTTGCCAAGAATTCAGATAAAAGGTTCATCAAATTCCTGTTCTTCAGGGAGTTGCTCTGGTTGTTCTGGTTGTTCAACTCATACTTGA
- the tsaB gene encoding tRNA (adenosine(37)-N6)-threonylcarbamoyltransferase complex dimerization subunit type 1 TsaB, with the protein MKIFAIDTSTDTLVIAYSNEQNILTLNYRGVEKHASKIGPLVHEFLNMADVNKGSIDLFGCGVGPGSLTGLRIGIAFIQGMAHAFSKNVVAVTSSEVVAANFLYHQGEIVIVKKAREGYVYIACYKENTEMLKPSVMEFEKAKHFVQTLNNPIVVGDAKKLFEHIAQTAPDELEAIRGEVLLNKVFEKIKSKSILKPHELEPLYLQKSIAEMNFEKRKSKG; encoded by the coding sequence GTGAAAATTTTTGCTATAGATACTTCTACAGACACTCTGGTTATAGCGTACTCCAATGAACAAAATATACTCACACTTAATTACAGAGGAGTCGAGAAACATGCAAGTAAAATAGGCCCTCTGGTTCATGAATTTCTCAACATGGCAGATGTTAATAAAGGGTCTATCGATCTTTTTGGATGTGGCGTTGGGCCTGGTAGCCTTACCGGATTGAGAATTGGGATAGCTTTTATTCAAGGGATGGCCCACGCTTTTTCTAAAAATGTTGTTGCCGTCACATCATCCGAGGTTGTCGCAGCAAATTTTCTATACCATCAGGGCGAAATAGTAATAGTTAAAAAAGCACGTGAAGGATATGTCTACATAGCTTGCTATAAAGAAAACACAGAAATGCTGAAACCATCTGTGATGGAATTTGAAAAGGCTAAACATTTTGTTCAAACCCTTAATAATCCAATTGTAGTTGGTGATGCAAAAAAACTCTTTGAACATATTGCACAAACAGCTCCTGATGAGCTCGAAGCTATCAGAGGTGAGGTTCTATTGAACAAGGTGTTCGAAAAGATAAAAAGTAAATCCATTCTCAAACCCCACGAGCTTGAACCTCTTTACCTTCAAAAATCTATAGCAGAAATGAATTTCGAAAAAAGAAAAAGCAAAGGCTGA
- the glmS gene encoding glutamine--fructose-6-phosphate transaminase (isomerizing), with protein MCGVFGIIFEEEREDLGKILTAAAKRLVYRGYDSVGIGVVSESGSSDLRKDVGIVDEVNQKLNFEQMKGFKGIVQLRWATFGTPSQKNAQPHYDCDKNMIGAHNGNIINTVQLRKLFTEEGHTLRSENDGEIVVHAIEKFYDIHHNMDLAIQKAGEILKGDFACVITCVDDRKMYCIKRGSSLYLGVGKGFVCASSDLPSIIPLTRRIVPLRDGEYVEFDHCSYRIRDIKTGDEIQREPQIMDISSEAASKLGFDYYMLKEIYEQPRTTSTLLEFLRFDMDLTRYINILNRARNIFIVGSGSSYHASLAGSYFFNKFAKKVSVSCEAGRFVENYANAVGEEDVLILVSQSGETKDVINVLNSLDGKCTVLSIVNVTGSTVMMRSLLNVPLCCELEISVPATKTFINELTVLYYLAAKMSFDDNYIKQIKNLPELLEKTLHQAEPQIKELVESQTNFSDSYVLGYGVMHPVALEGALKIKEVVYKHFEGMYSSEFKHGPLSMVEENYPVFFVTHSSQTNMIVSHINEVTCRNGYAIAISDDSEEIASNVMKVVHYPDCPWYLSPFLATIPLQLFAYHFAIREGKNPDLPRNLSKTVTVD; from the coding sequence GTGTGCGGAGTCTTTGGAATAATCTTCGAAGAAGAGCGCGAAGATCTCGGGAAGATCCTGACAGCAGCTGCTAAAAGATTGGTTTACAGGGGTTATGATTCTGTAGGTATTGGGGTTGTGAGTGAAAGTGGAAGTTCTGATCTGAGAAAAGATGTAGGTATAGTCGATGAGGTCAACCAGAAATTGAACTTTGAACAGATGAAGGGGTTCAAAGGTATTGTTCAGCTCAGATGGGCCACCTTTGGGACACCATCGCAAAAAAATGCCCAGCCTCACTATGATTGTGACAAAAATATGATAGGTGCTCATAATGGGAACATAATCAATACAGTTCAGTTGAGAAAGCTTTTTACTGAAGAAGGTCATACACTGAGGAGTGAAAATGATGGTGAGATAGTAGTTCACGCCATAGAAAAATTTTATGATATCCATCATAATATGGATCTCGCTATTCAGAAAGCTGGCGAAATACTGAAAGGTGACTTTGCGTGTGTTATAACCTGTGTTGATGATAGAAAAATGTATTGCATTAAACGTGGATCTTCTCTTTATCTCGGAGTCGGAAAAGGATTTGTCTGCGCCTCATCTGATCTACCATCAATTATTCCATTGACTCGTAGAATAGTTCCTTTAAGAGATGGAGAGTACGTCGAGTTTGATCATTGTTCTTACAGAATCAGAGATATCAAAACTGGCGATGAAATACAGAGAGAACCTCAAATTATGGACATTTCTTCTGAGGCCGCTTCCAAGCTTGGTTTTGATTATTACATGCTTAAAGAGATCTATGAACAGCCCAGAACAACCTCAACTTTGCTGGAGTTTTTGAGGTTTGATATGGATCTTACAAGATACATTAATATTCTGAATCGTGCAAGAAATATCTTTATAGTAGGATCGGGCAGTTCTTATCACGCATCACTTGCCGGTAGTTATTTTTTCAACAAGTTCGCAAAAAAAGTTTCTGTATCATGTGAGGCAGGAAGGTTTGTTGAAAATTATGCAAATGCGGTTGGAGAAGAAGATGTGCTTATTTTGGTTTCTCAAAGTGGAGAAACCAAGGATGTGATAAACGTTCTCAACTCTCTCGATGGCAAATGCACTGTGCTATCGATTGTAAATGTTACGGGATCCACGGTAATGATGAGAAGTCTTTTAAATGTGCCTCTTTGTTGTGAATTAGAGATATCAGTGCCGGCAACGAAGACTTTTATTAACGAACTCACTGTGCTTTATTATCTCGCGGCAAAGATGAGTTTTGACGATAATTATATAAAACAGATTAAGAATCTGCCAGAATTGCTCGAGAAAACACTCCATCAAGCAGAGCCTCAAATAAAAGAATTGGTAGAATCACAGACAAATTTTTCTGATTCATATGTGCTTGGTTACGGTGTTATGCACCCTGTAGCGCTCGAAGGGGCTTTGAAGATAAAGGAAGTTGTTTACAAGCACTTTGAGGGAATGTATTCTTCAGAATTCAAGCATGGTCCACTGTCGATGGTTGAGGAAAATTATCCTGTCTTTTTTGTTACTCACAGCTCTCAAACCAACATGATTGTGTCTCACATAAACGAAGTAACATGCAGAAACGGGTATGCAATAGCTATTTCTGACGATTCTGAAGAAATTGCATCAAATGTTATGAAAGTGGTTCATTATCCAGATTGTCCATGGTATTTGTCTCCTTTTCTGGCTACAATCCCACTTCAGCTTTTTGCTTACCATTTTGCTATCAGAGAAGGAAAAAATCCAGATCTACCAAGAAATCTTTCCAAAACAGTGACGGTTGATTAG
- a CDS encoding Lon protease family protein: protein MKAEYDDLVYRCPYLPDFSTSAEIEPAQGFIGQERAKKAVETALKINEKGFNVFVVGLPGTGRRSFVTSFLQKYSLKMPAPKDWVYVYNFSNPSEPRAISLESGKGSQLKSDMEKLSEEVIELVEKTFESEDYASKRSELEDEYMRKKTVLWQELQEKAKELGFAVQITSTGVVTVPIYDGKPLTPETLDSLPDNVKEMFNENSRKLKHIIDGTLYKSRKLDREYKEKLKDLDKYAALFTIGALFDEIKKQYESNYDVVEYLSTVENDVLANLSDLRSENEDLRQLYKKRYSVNLIVDNSELQGAPVIFERNPTYSNLAGKVEYYSKGGIMLTDFTLIKAGAFHRANGGFLILEVENLLKNPYAWECVKRALLSEEITIENLENALGFSNVVSLRPQPIPLNVKVFLIASPKVYYLMHAYDEDVRKLFRVKSEFDWELEMNEDNVKKYLGFISSTCCEFKLPHLNREAVEKILWYSSKLAADRGKLSVKLGEISSLIREACSIAEERENKTITRQDVVCAIEQREERVSLIQEKYDSQIKARDLMIETSGNKIGQVNGLTVMELSDHSFGVPVKITARAHLGKSGVVDIQREADLSGKIHSKAVLTIEGFFGERYARHVPLSISATINFEQVYGMIEGDSASLAEVIALISAIAKIPVKQEIAVTGSMNQHGEVQPVGGVTEKVEGFHRACKLHGMTGSQGVVIPKSNLKNLVLNDGVLSDIKQGRFHIWTVEHVDDAIELLTGKKAGKLTKTGGYERGSVNYLVIKALQKAREISENRVKTLKRRKTRKSK, encoded by the coding sequence ATGAAAGCGGAATATGATGATCTGGTTTATCGCTGCCCATATCTGCCAGATTTTTCTACAAGTGCAGAAATAGAGCCTGCTCAGGGATTCATAGGTCAGGAAAGAGCTAAAAAAGCTGTTGAAACAGCTTTAAAAATCAACGAAAAGGGTTTCAATGTCTTTGTAGTTGGTTTGCCCGGAACAGGTCGCAGAAGTTTTGTAACATCTTTTTTACAAAAATATTCACTAAAAATGCCTGCTCCAAAAGACTGGGTCTATGTTTATAATTTTTCAAATCCATCAGAGCCGAGGGCGATTTCCTTAGAATCAGGAAAAGGATCGCAATTAAAGTCTGATATGGAAAAACTCTCAGAAGAAGTCATTGAGCTGGTAGAAAAAACATTTGAAAGCGAGGATTATGCTTCGAAAAGATCTGAACTTGAAGATGAATATATGCGAAAGAAGACTGTATTGTGGCAAGAACTTCAGGAAAAAGCGAAAGAACTTGGTTTCGCAGTTCAGATCACTTCTACTGGAGTCGTGACTGTGCCAATTTACGATGGAAAACCATTAACTCCTGAAACACTGGATTCTTTACCAGATAATGTGAAAGAGATGTTCAACGAGAATAGCCGAAAGTTGAAACATATAATAGATGGAACACTTTATAAATCAAGAAAACTTGACAGAGAATACAAAGAAAAACTGAAAGATCTCGACAAATATGCCGCACTGTTTACCATAGGAGCTCTATTTGATGAGATAAAGAAACAATATGAGTCAAATTACGACGTTGTTGAATATCTCAGTACTGTGGAAAATGACGTACTTGCAAATCTCAGTGATCTGAGAAGTGAAAACGAGGACCTCAGACAACTGTACAAAAAACGATATTCTGTCAACCTGATTGTCGATAATTCTGAGCTGCAGGGAGCACCGGTGATTTTTGAAAGGAATCCCACTTATTCGAACCTCGCTGGTAAGGTTGAGTATTACAGCAAGGGCGGAATAATGTTGACTGATTTTACGCTTATCAAAGCCGGAGCTTTTCACCGAGCAAACGGTGGTTTTCTGATTCTCGAAGTCGAAAATCTTTTGAAGAATCCGTATGCCTGGGAATGTGTCAAAAGAGCTTTACTATCTGAGGAAATAACGATCGAGAATTTAGAAAATGCCCTCGGATTTTCAAATGTTGTTTCACTTAGACCCCAGCCAATACCATTGAATGTGAAAGTCTTTTTAATAGCCTCCCCAAAAGTTTATTATCTCATGCATGCGTATGATGAAGATGTTAGAAAGCTTTTCAGAGTTAAAAGTGAGTTTGACTGGGAGCTTGAAATGAACGAAGATAATGTGAAGAAATATCTTGGATTTATTTCATCAACTTGTTGTGAATTTAAATTGCCTCATCTCAACCGTGAAGCTGTTGAAAAAATCCTCTGGTATTCTTCAAAACTTGCTGCAGATAGAGGAAAACTCTCTGTCAAACTCGGAGAAATCAGTAGTTTGATCAGAGAAGCGTGCAGCATTGCTGAAGAACGCGAGAATAAAACAATCACAAGGCAGGATGTAGTATGTGCAATTGAACAGAGGGAAGAAAGAGTGAGTTTGATTCAAGAAAAGTATGATTCTCAAATAAAAGCCCGAGATCTGATGATTGAGACGTCGGGAAATAAAATAGGGCAGGTGAACGGATTAACTGTGATGGAACTTTCTGACCATAGTTTCGGTGTGCCTGTAAAAATTACCGCCAGGGCTCATTTAGGTAAATCAGGGGTTGTTGACATACAGAGAGAAGCAGATTTGAGTGGAAAAATTCACAGCAAAGCGGTTTTAACAATTGAGGGGTTTTTTGGCGAACGTTATGCCAGGCATGTTCCATTATCTATCAGTGCAACAATAAATTTCGAACAGGTCTATGGAATGATAGAAGGTGATAGTGCATCGCTGGCGGAGGTCATAGCTTTAATAAGTGCTATTGCAAAAATACCTGTGAAACAGGAAATAGCAGTCACTGGCTCTATGAATCAGCATGGAGAAGTCCAGCCAGTTGGGGGAGTTACTGAAAAAGTTGAAGGCTTTCATAGAGCCTGTAAATTACATGGTATGACAGGCAGCCAAGGAGTGGTAATACCAAAATCAAATTTGAAAAATCTTGTTCTTAACGATGGTGTTTTATCAGATATTAAGCAGGGCAGATTTCATATCTGGACCGTAGAGCACGTCGATGATGCTATAGAGCTTCTCACCGGTAAGAAAGCGGGCAAATTGACGAAAACAGGTGGTTATGAGCGTGGTTCGGTAAATTATCTGGTTATCAAAGCTCTTCAGAAAGCCAGGGAGATATCAGAAAACAGAGTTAAAACATTAAAGAGGAGAAAAACCAGAAAGAGTAAATAA
- the rlmB gene encoding 23S rRNA (guanosine(2251)-2'-O)-methyltransferase RlmB → MIVYGKSVLDEIVRIRYPVKKIYLRESNNEKFQEIEEILKKNGYHYIKTSAKHLEKLCGEEKNQGIVIDLDFNYADETYLDGDFIVLLDHIVDPHNLGAIIRTCVGAGVSAIVITKDRSAKITPAVVKVSAGTVFRIPVVIVTNIVYTIEKLKNKGYWVYGADMNGKNLYEEGFISPVAIVFGNEGEGLSRLVKERCDQLISIPMRSKIDSLNVSVSAGIILFEISRKCFMKR, encoded by the coding sequence ATGATCGTTTATGGTAAAAGTGTTCTGGATGAAATCGTGAGGATACGATATCCTGTCAAAAAAATATATCTGCGGGAAAGTAACAACGAAAAGTTTCAGGAGATAGAAGAGATCCTCAAGAAAAACGGTTATCATTATATAAAAACATCGGCTAAACATTTAGAAAAACTATGTGGTGAAGAAAAAAATCAAGGAATAGTTATTGATCTTGATTTCAATTATGCAGATGAAACATATCTCGATGGTGATTTTATAGTTTTGCTTGATCATATAGTTGATCCACATAATCTTGGTGCGATAATACGTACTTGCGTTGGTGCTGGAGTTAGTGCAATCGTTATCACAAAAGACCGATCCGCCAAGATAACTCCTGCGGTAGTTAAGGTCTCTGCGGGAACTGTTTTTCGCATACCTGTTGTGATAGTAACAAACATAGTCTATACCATCGAAAAATTAAAAAACAAAGGTTATTGGGTTTATGGTGCAGATATGAATGGCAAGAATCTTTACGAAGAAGGATTTATTTCTCCTGTCGCTATAGTTTTTGGCAACGAAGGAGAAGGACTAAGCCGCCTCGTGAAAGAAAGATGCGATCAACTAATATCTATTCCCATGCGCAGTAAAATTGATTCTTTGAATGTTTCGGTCAGTGCTGGAATTATATTATTTGAAATATCAAGAAAATGCTTCATGAAAAGATGA
- the uvrA gene encoding excinuclease ABC subunit UvrA — protein MNNIKVKGARVHNLKNISVEIPKGKITVITGLSGSGKSTLAMDTIYAEGQRRYLESLSTYARQFLGELKKPDVDSIEGLSPAIAIDQRSVSHNPRSTVGTTTEVYDYLRVLFAKIGQPHCPSCGRPVEKKSVDQIVNDLFSKFQKGVRIYILSPIAIDKKGSFKKEFSALVAKGFVRAEVDGEIIRLEEIDELDKNKRHTIKLLIDRLILNSEEKYRIADDIEIAFRESNGFVEVKNIDSNETLTFSEHMMCPVCNIGLPEINPKLFSFNNPYGACPHCHGLGYNLQVDPQLVLNTNVSIDEGAIVPYSNDGYYLSLIKQTVRLLGGSTNIAFSQLPHHIQEAVLYGYGQFEGVINNLERRYRETESEDVKEWIERKFIVQRTCPVCGGKKLKPEALSVTINGLNIIDVTELTIEKAYDFILKLQESFEEREQKIAGELTEEIRRRLQFMIDVGLGYLTLSRTVNTLSGGEAQRIRLATQIGSGLTGVTYVLDEPTIGLHQRDNMKLINTLKKLRDLDNTVIVVEHDEEVIRSADYIVDLGPLGGENGGRVVYSGPVSKLIQSPGESITGQYLSGTKKIDFPKSRRRGNGKTLTLIGACHNNLKNLTVSIPLSTFVCVTGVSGSGKSSLILDTLYPALMNEIYKTRLPTGKYDRIEGLENVDKVIAIDQSPIGRTPRSNPATYTKVFDSIRELFAMTPEAKAKGYSKSRFSFNLKGGRCEACQGHGLVKIEMLFLADVYVECEVCKGKRYNEETLQVRYKGKNIHDVLEMSVDEALEFFKNVPVIFRTLKLLSEVGLGYIKLGQPATTLSGGESQRVKLASELRKLPTGKTVYILDEPTVGLHFEDIRRLINVLHRLVDRGNTVIVIEHNLDVIKNADYIIDLGPEGGEQGGYVVATGTPEEIAKVESSYTGQFLKKLLR, from the coding sequence TTGAATAATATAAAGGTCAAAGGGGCCCGCGTTCATAATCTTAAAAACATTTCAGTAGAGATTCCAAAAGGAAAAATAACAGTCATAACTGGGCTGTCCGGTTCGGGGAAATCAACCCTTGCGATGGATACCATATATGCCGAAGGTCAGAGAAGATATCTGGAATCTCTTTCTACTTATGCCAGGCAGTTTCTTGGCGAGCTTAAAAAACCAGATGTTGATTCTATAGAAGGGCTTTCTCCAGCAATTGCGATCGATCAGAGAAGTGTCTCACACAATCCGCGATCTACAGTAGGAACAACAACAGAAGTTTATGATTACTTGCGAGTCCTTTTCGCAAAGATCGGTCAACCACACTGTCCGTCCTGTGGAAGGCCTGTGGAGAAAAAGAGTGTTGATCAAATTGTGAACGACCTTTTTTCAAAATTTCAAAAAGGCGTGAGGATATATATACTTTCTCCAATTGCGATTGACAAAAAAGGTTCCTTCAAAAAAGAATTTTCAGCCCTTGTTGCAAAAGGGTTTGTTCGGGCGGAAGTGGACGGAGAAATTATAAGATTAGAGGAAATAGACGAACTTGACAAAAACAAAAGGCATACAATTAAACTTTTAATTGACAGATTAATTCTGAACAGTGAAGAAAAATACAGAATAGCGGATGATATAGAAATAGCTTTCAGAGAAAGTAACGGATTTGTCGAAGTCAAGAATATTGATTCAAACGAAACACTGACATTTAGCGAACATATGATGTGCCCAGTATGTAATATAGGCTTGCCAGAGATAAACCCAAAATTATTTTCGTTCAATAACCCGTATGGAGCTTGCCCACATTGCCATGGTCTGGGTTACAATCTCCAAGTAGATCCTCAGCTTGTTTTGAATACGAATGTAAGCATCGATGAGGGTGCAATTGTGCCATATAGCAATGACGGATATTATTTATCCCTCATAAAGCAAACTGTTCGCTTGCTTGGTGGTTCAACAAATATCGCTTTTTCGCAGTTACCCCATCACATCCAGGAAGCTGTACTTTACGGATACGGGCAATTTGAGGGAGTAATCAATAATCTGGAAAGAAGATATAGAGAAACTGAGTCAGAGGATGTAAAAGAATGGATCGAAAGAAAATTCATAGTTCAGAGAACCTGCCCCGTATGCGGAGGAAAGAAGCTGAAACCGGAGGCTCTATCTGTAACTATAAATGGATTGAATATAATTGATGTAACGGAATTAACGATAGAAAAAGCTTACGATTTCATCTTGAAATTGCAGGAATCTTTTGAGGAAAGAGAGCAAAAAATTGCAGGCGAATTGACTGAAGAAATTAGAAGAAGACTTCAGTTCATGATTGATGTTGGCTTAGGGTATTTAACGCTTTCTCGCACTGTTAACACACTCTCTGGTGGTGAAGCGCAAAGAATAAGGCTTGCAACACAGATAGGTTCTGGCCTGACAGGTGTCACGTATGTTTTGGATGAACCAACAATAGGGCTCCACCAAAGGGACAATATGAAATTGATAAATACTTTGAAAAAATTGAGAGACCTTGATAATACAGTAATTGTTGTTGAACACGACGAAGAAGTGATAAGAAGTGCCGATTACATAGTTGATCTGGGACCTCTCGGTGGTGAAAACGGTGGAAGGGTTGTCTATTCTGGGCCTGTAAGCAAATTAATTCAATCACCTGGCGAGTCAATCACAGGACAGTATTTGTCCGGAACAAAAAAAATAGATTTTCCAAAATCCCGGCGCAGGGGCAACGGAAAGACATTAACACTAATTGGCGCATGCCACAACAACCTTAAAAACTTGACAGTCAGTATCCCGCTTTCAACTTTTGTCTGTGTGACGGGCGTATCCGGTTCTGGCAAATCTTCCCTGATTCTGGACACGCTTTATCCTGCTCTGATGAACGAAATATACAAAACCAGACTGCCAACAGGAAAATACGATAGAATCGAAGGATTGGAAAATGTAGACAAGGTAATCGCCATAGACCAGTCTCCTATAGGAAGGACACCTCGAAGCAACCCAGCAACATACACCAAGGTATTTGACAGTATAAGAGAACTTTTTGCAATGACACCAGAAGCAAAAGCAAAGGGGTATTCCAAAAGTAGATTCAGTTTCAACCTGAAAGGAGGAAGATGCGAGGCATGTCAGGGCCATGGGCTTGTAAAAATAGAAATGTTGTTTTTGGCTGATGTTTACGTCGAATGTGAAGTTTGCAAAGGAAAACGCTATAATGAAGAAACTCTTCAAGTTAGATACAAAGGCAAAAACATACACGATGTTCTCGAAATGTCTGTTGACGAAGCACTCGAGTTTTTTAAAAATGTACCAGTGATATTCAGAACCTTGAAGCTTTTGTCTGAAGTCGGATTGGGGTATATAAAACTTGGACAACCTGCTACAACCTTATCAGGTGGTGAATCTCAACGAGTAAAGCTTGCTTCAGAGCTGAGGAAGCTGCCAACAGGAAAGACAGTCTATATTTTAGACGAACCCACCGTAGGACTACATTTTGAGGACATCAGGAGATTGATAAATGTTCTTCACAGACTTGTTGATAGAGGGAACACAGTAATAGTAATAGAACACAACCTGGACGTCATTAAAAATGCAGATTATATAATAGATCTTGGTCCTGAAGGAGGAGAACAGGGGGGCTATGTGGTTGCAACCGGCACTCCTGAAGAAATTGCAAAAGTCGAGTCCTCTTACACAGGACAATTTTTGAAAAAATTACTCAGATAA